CGGGGCAATAGACAAGAGCATGTCATGTAAATGGGTGGGGTAATCATCAATGGGTAAAATATGAATATCCTGTAACAGCTCTGGAAACACCCGCTTGGTGATAACCCTATTTTCCATCATGTAGGAAACCCCGGATGGCACCCTTAAATTATCTTCCAACACATACATGATACCATCTTTGTCGCGCACCAAATCAGAGCCACAAATATTGGCCCACACATTATGCCTGGGCTTAACACCGATGCATTCCTTACGAAAATTCTTGGAACTATTAATAATTTCACCAGGCATTTTTCCAGCCTTGATAAAGGCTTGCTCGCCATAAACATCACTGATAAAACAGTTTAAAGCAGTTAACCGTTGTTTTAAGCCTTTTTCTATAATTAGCCATTCTTTACCATCAATAATGCGTGGAATAATATCGAAAGGCCATGCACGATCTATATTACCTTCATCACTGTAAACCGTGAAACTGATACCCATTTCCATAATGGCCAATTCAGCAGCTATTTTCCGTTTATCAATATCCTCTTTTTTAAGCGAATTTAAATATTGACATAACTTATGACTCACTGCGCGCGATTGAAACTCCGAGAACATAAGTTCATCGTAAGCGCTTTCAGTTTTATAGTTTTTCCAGATTGATTTCATAATGCGTCACTATTAATGTTTGGTTTTATAAAAATGAAGCATGAATAGTGCCAAATTTTAAATATACCGGTTATACAATGGTTTTTTATGTTGCCAATAATAAAATTTTATTCTGCATTGATAGTAAAAACCAACACAACGTCATTGATAATATTATCAGCGTTCTTCTTTAGCAAGGGGATTGATATAAAACAAATTACAGCATCTTGTATTTTTGCACGAAAGTAGTGAGCAGTTAGGCTCATAAAACGATACCGACCGAAGCATTTAAAGACTTCAATCCTTTTCAAAACAAGAGTAAAAGTATTACAAACTTAGGTACAACTGAGCTTTAAACTATCCTTAACGCAACAAAATGTGCTTTAACCATTAACACGAAATTTTTACGCTAACGATATTGCTTTTTTCATGAAATTGGCATTCTTTAGTATTTTTTTAAAAGAATAGACTATTTAATTCACTTTTGCATTTAACACTGACAATAGACTTGAACTCTATGAGCCTAGCGGCTGCTTTTAGAATGATGACCGTCATACTGTGCTTTAACAATATGACGTAGAGGCAGGGAGGGACGATAAATTGCTTATTCGGATAAAGAAAAGCCGACTTTAATGGTAACCTGCCAATGCGCAACTTTACCATCGGCTATATGTCCACGGGTTTCGACAACTTCAAACCAACGCATTTCCTGAATAGTTTCCGAGGCTTTACTAATAGCGCTTTCTATCGCTTCCTGAATGCCAACAGTAGACGAACCTGTCAGCTCTATTTTTTTATAAACATGATCAGTCATGAGTTATTCTCGTTGTATATAAAAGGTTAAGTTCCTGCAAACGTTCAGGGGTACCTATATCCATCCAGAAGCCTGCAAATTTTTGTCCTGAAACCCTTTGATTTCCTGTTGCCTGTCTCAATAAAGGTCCCAGCTTACTACTACCGGCGGGTATATTTCTGAATAATTCAGGACGGTATAAACCAATACCACTAAACGTTAGTTTTTTCGTTCCGTTATCAATAATTTTACCGGTATTATCAAGATAAAAATCACCTTCCGGATGATGTTCAGGATTATCGACCAGTACTAAATGCGCCAAATCAACGGCCTGATTTTTAAGTTCTACAAAAGGAAAGTCGGTAGCAATATCGCCATTGACCACCAAAAAAACATCGTCACCCAATAGTGGCAGCGCATTAATAATGCCTCCCGCCGTTTCCAGTCCCTGTTCACCTTCCGGAGAATATTGAATATTGGCACCATAAAGTTTACCGTTACCCAAGTAATCTTCTATTTGTTGACCCAGGTGAGCATGATTAATAATGATGTACTTAAAACCTGCCGATACCAGTTGGTTGATCGTATGTTCAATAATGGTTTTTCCTGCCACCGGAAGTAACGGCTTGGGTGTGTGATCCGTCAATGGACGCATTCTTTCGCCTCGCCCTGCAGCTAAAATCATGGCTTTCATTAGCTTGTCACACCTTCACTTTTACCAGCTTGCTTTGGCGTCGAAGATACAATAGTGTAGGCAGGTAAGATCTGCTTTGTAAGAAAATCACTAAATCCTGAAAGTTCAGGATAATTTGCACAGACAGCCAGCACATAATTTAAAGTACGCGGTATGTCGTTAAGATAGCCGGACTTGCCGTCTCTTAAATGCAAGCGGGAAAAAATACCGATTGCTTTGAGGTGGCGTTGCATTCCCATCAAATCAAACCAACGCTTAAAACATACCGGCATACAAACTATCAGCTTAGCTTGCAATAGCCTGTCATAGTAATCAGTCATCCACTGCTCAACCTGTTGCTGTGGCCATTCAACATAACAATCCCGCAACAACGAGACAAGATCATAAGTTATCGGGCCGATAACTGCGTCCTGAAAATCGATGACTCCTGGAGAATCATCATCTAAAACCATAAGATTGCGCGAGTGGTAATCTCTATGGACACAAATAACCGGTTGCTCCAGTGCAGAATTAACTAAAATAGTCCGCACGGTTTCCCAAAGCGATGCAGGGATCTCAATATCCAGCCATTCATTTAAAAACCAGTCTTCAAAAATACCCAGTTCCCGCTGCAAAAGTGGCTCGTTATAACCCGGTAAATTACAGTCTTGAATAATGGTATGCGACTGCAGCTTAAATAAGGCATCTAAAGCGCTTTGATATAATCTAGTAGCATTATCAGCATTGAGCTGATCTAAAAAACACTGCGAGCCGAAATCCTCAAGCAGTAAAAACCCGTCCGTAAGATTTTGTTGCAAAATAACGGGAACATTGACATGAGAACGCGCCATTAAAGCGGCAATTCTTATAAAGGGCTCAATGTTTTCTTTTTCCGGTGGCGCATCCATGACAATAAATTGTCCCTCGGGTACTTTAATTCTAAAGTACCGTCGAAAACTGGCATCACTGGAGGCAGGTTCGCAGGAAGTAACCGTCAATAACAGGTCATTTTCCAGCCAATCGAGCATGGATATTGTTCTTAAGTCGTCAAGCATCATGATATTTGGTTTAGATTAGTTATAATGCCAAGATAAAGTGCGGTAAAATGCGTGCCATGCATTTTATTCGATTTACGACCCATTACGCTACTAACTTATACCACCTATGCTTCGTCGCTTATTTCTGGTTTTTTTACCCTCATTAACAGCATCTACAAGCTATGCAAACGATGCAGCTTGGAATTGTGAGCAAAATAAAGATAGTAAAGAATGGGTTTGCGTTGGCGAAAAAAAACCGCCAGCCCAAGCCAATGCAGCTGCACCTCCCGTTAAAGTTGAATCAGCCAAAGCGGTTCAACCGGCTTTAATTAAGCCGGTTGAACAAACCTATCCGGCTAAAGTTGTGCCGCCTAAAATCAGTAAACCCATTAAACAAGAAACCGCTGAGTTGATTCAACCAGTAAGCCCTAAACCCGCTCAAGTAACTTCGCCAGTGCCTGGTAAACCGGTTGAAAGGATTCAACAAGCCAAACCGGCAGTTGCTCCGATTAGAGAACCTCTTGCAAATCAATTCGTTAAAAGTACTCAGCCGACACTACCTGCACCTGAAAAGACTGCCATTGCAAACAGTCAATTTTCCGACCGTGAAGTAAGTCATGCAGGATGGAACTGCGATGCCAGCAAAGGCGATGAAGACTGGAACTGTCAGTTGACTGGCCCCAATCCTGAAAACAAAACTCAACTTGCAAAGGCAGAAGAACCGCTATCTAAATTTAGGCTGTTAAATCCGGCGTTTGATCTGGAAAAGGAACAAACCTTTAAAACGCTAACCTCCCAGTTGCCTTATGATCCCTGGGAAAACTGCAATGCTGTGCGAGGCACAAAAACTAATTTTGTATCGGAGTCTGATAAAAGAGAAACGTCGCCGATGAACGTCGAGTCCAATTATTCAGAGATTTTCGATAATGAAATCGGCAGCTACTACGGTAATGTGCAAATGACTCGTGCCGATCAGCATTCTTCGTCTAATAAGGCTAATTATGATAGTGTCTCAAAAGTACTTGATCTACACGGCAACGTCTATTACAGCGAAGATGCCCTGGCATTGCATAGCGAAACAGCCTCGCTTAATCTCGCAGCTGACCAGTCCAAGCTAAGGAATCTGGAGTTTATTTCTCCGACCACACCATTAAGAGGCACGGCAAGCGCTCTTTATCGTGAAAGTAAAACCTTGTCTCAGTACAAAGATGTCGCCTATACCAGTTGTCGCCCCGGCAATCAGGATTGGATTATTCATGCTTCTGACTTGAAGATGAATAAAACTACCGGTAAAGGCGTTGCCAAAAATACCTGGATGGAGTTTAAGGGCGCCCCGGTATTTTATTCGCCTTATTTATCCTTTCCTATTGATAACAGAAGGCTTTCCGGTTTTCTTGCACCCTCCTTTGGAACTACCAAGTATAGTGGCTTTCGTGTGGCCGCACCTTATTATTGGAATATCGCCCCAAATTATGACGCCACCATTACTCCCAGGGAACTGTCCTCAAGAGGCCCTTTATTGGCAGGTAACTTCCGTTATCTGACCGAGCAATCAACGGGCAAAGTTGGGATGGAATTTATGCCTAATGATAGCGTTCTTAATAAAACGAGATATTCGGGTTCCATAAAAAATACTTCTCAAATTTCTGATCATATCAGTTCAAACATGGATGTAAATTATGTTTCTGATCAAACCTATTTCGCCGAATTGGGCAACGCACTCAGCTTTTCCAATTTCAATTATCTTAGAAGTACAGCCGATATCAGATATGATCGCCCAGGCATTAATCTGAGTACCCGGTTTGAGAACTATCAGTCAATTAATACAACCACACCCAATGCGGCCCTGCCTTATCGAAAACTACCCCAAGTTAACCTTAATCTGAATCATTCTTTTCAGTTTATGCCGCTAACTACTACTATGGAAAACGAGTATATCTATTTCCAACAAGCCAGTCTGGTAAATGGTCAACGTATTAACACCAAGCCCTCAGTCAGCATACCATTACAAACATCCAGCGCTTATTTAACCCCCAAACTTTCTTTGCAACACACCCAGTACGCACTGAATAACTTACAGCCAAGTATAAGCTCAACTGACTCTATTTCCCGAACCTTGCCTATTTTTTCTGCCGATAGCGGCCTAAACTTTGAGCGGGGATTTACTATTGCCAATGCACCCTTTTTACATACTCTGGAACCCCGGTTATTTTATTTATATGTCCCTTATAGCAATCAGCAGAACATTCCTGTATTTGATACCGCGCAATATGACTTTCAATACAACTCCATGTTCAGGGAAAACAGCTTTTCCGGCACAGACCGAATACAGGATGCCAACCAAATAACAACGGCGATAACCTCGCGACTGATTGATGATGAATCCGGCCTGGAAAGACTAAAACTAAGTGTTGGCGAGATTTTTTATTTTCGTGATAGAAATGTCACTTTACAGTATGCAAACCAGGCGCCAGTGGTAGGCAGTTCAGTACAAACCAATAGCGTATCGAACCTGGTGACTGAATTGAGTAGCGAATTGACACGCACTATATCAGTTACATCCGGGTTACAATGGAATCCTGTTATAAATGATATTGAAAGAGGCAAGGCAGGAATTCATTATAGAAATGAGTCTAACGAGATCTTTAATCTCGGCTATCTTTACAGAAAAAACCCCTTGATACCCGACGGCACCAATGATATTACTCAAGGTGATGCATCATTTCGTTATCCGATTTATGACAACTGGTATGCCATGGGGCGATTCCAGTATTCATTATTATATAATCAAACTCAGGACGCTTTTTTCGGCGTCGAGAAAGAAAATTGTTGTTGGCGTTTTCGCATCGCGGCACGGCATTACATCAACAATATTGCCAACACCAACTTCAATGGTGTCACTACCAATCAAAATCTGACCTTGGCAGGTACTGCCCAGAACGGCGTGTTTTTTGAAGTCGAATTAAAAGGCTTGTCTGCTATTGGCGACGATATGGATTACTTCTTGCAACAGGAAATTTATGGTTACCGGAAATCTCAAAAATGATTAATCAGAATACAATGAAAAAAACTATTATTTCTTTACTCACTTGCTGGTTTTTATTGGCTGTTTTTTTAGCCCATGCTGAGGTTCTCGGAAAAATAGTCGCCGTTGTTGAAGATGACGTTATTTTGGAGCAAGAACTCGACAAAGAAATATCGACTATCAGACAAAGAATACAAGGCAGTCAGACACAAATGCCACCAGAATCCGTTTTACGTAAACAGGTACTGGAAAAAATGATCATCGACAGGCTTCAGCGGCAACTGGCGGAAAAAGCCGGCATTACCGTTACTGAAGAGATGCTCAACAATTCGGCAGCTGATATTGCCCAACGCAACAGCATGACGCTCCAGCAATTTAGGGAAGAACTGGAACATCAAGGTATGACCTATAAAAGCTTTTTGGATAATATGCGTAATGAAATTATTATCAACCAATTACGTAGTAGAGAAATAGGTGGCCGTATCAAAGTCACTGACAGGGAGGTTGATCATTATATGGAAACTCAGGGGAAAATTGGTGATGAGGCGATTCAGTATCATTTAGGCCATATACTGATTGCCGTTAAAGAAGCTGCATCAGCAACGCAGATACAACAAGCCCAAAGTAAAGCCGATGACCTGGTCAGACAATTGCGTGCAGGGCAGGATTTTGCACAAACCGCCATGAGTGATTCAGAAGATGATAATGCCCTGAAAGGCGGCGATCTGGGTTGGCGTACCCTAAATGATATACCCACCCTTTTTACTGACAAGGTCAGTACAATGCGTGCCGGTGAAGTTGCTGATCCTATTCGCAGTCCTAGTGGCTTTCATATTATTAAAATGCTGGAACTAAAAGGCATGGGTAATCATACGATTACCAAAACCAAGGTTCGCCATATTTTAATAAAAACCAATGAACTAATCGATGATAATGAAGCTAAAAAACGCTTGCTGGCTTTAAAATCACGTATTGCAGACGGTGACGATTTTGCATCCCTGGCACGCGCCCATTCAGATGACAAAGGCTCAGCGATAAAAGGTGGCTCACTTGATTGGGTAAGCCCCGGCGATCTGGTAAAGCCGTTTGAAGAAGCTATGGGGAAACTCGACAGCAATCAAATCAGTGAGCCTGTTCAAACACAATTTGGCTGGCATTTAATCCAGGTTCTTGACCGAGAAAACAAAGACGATAGCATTGAGCATAAGAAAAACCTGGTCAGAGACGCTATTCGTAAACGGAAAATTGAAGAAGAAACCGAGCTTTGGATGCGCCGGCTTAGGGATGAAGCTTATGTGGAAATTGTGCAATAAACTTTATAGTGAGTAACAATCGCAATTATTGACGTACTTTAAGGTGATATCCAAGCACGTCTGCACCATAACAAAATAGTTACAAAACGTTGTATTGCTCATGATTAAAATAGTAAACAATTTATGATCGACATCTTAAGTAACAATGAGCCGCTGAAAAACCGACTACAACAGATTATTAGTAGCCGGAATCTTAACAGCCAACGTGAGTTTATCAGTACGCTGGCAATTGAACTGGAAGTCGATAGCTTGACTTGCGCTGCTGCATTGGTGCATTTAACTCAAGCTATTGAAAATAAGTTACCGCCAGAATTATCGGAAGATAAAAAAACCGACCATCAATTACCGATAAACAATATAGTACCGGGCATTAAAATGGTGCGTTATCGACTGGATGTAGGAAGTAAGCACCATATAAATCTTGAACAACTTAAAAAAGTATTAATTGAAGAATCAGGCGTCGATAAAAACAACATCCATAATGTTAATATTCAAAGCTTGTATACACTGCTGGAACTGCCCGACGAAATGCCTCCCGATATATTTCAGCATTTAAAATTAGTCGAAATTAATCAACATAAACTGGATATAAGGCGTGTAAAAGCGCGTAACAATAAAAAACGTGGAAATAATCATATGCGCCGAGGTCGAAAACGTGATGTCAAAACCGATAATGAACCCTTGGATAAAGTCAATAACAACAAGAACGTTGATTAATTATTATAGCAATTTTCTATGACGCATATATCATCACCACTACCACTGTTGGGTTGGCGAGAATGGGTAGAGTTACCGGAACTTAATATCCCCCATATCAAGGCTAAAATAGACACCGGAGCGCGGTCATCGGCTTTACATGCGTTTGCTATCGACCCCTATCGAAAAGGTGGACAGCGCTGGGTTATGTTTACCATTCATCCCCAACAAAAAAATGTAGAAGTATCGATTGAATGCCACGCCCCAATTAAAGATCGACGCTTGGTGTCAGATTCCGGTGGCCACAAACAACGCCGTTATGTTATAGAAACTCCGATAATTTTGGGACAATCGGTGATTATCGCAGAAATGACGCTGACTAATCGGGATAGTATGCTATTTAGAATGCTGATAGGACGCACGACCATCAATAATCATTTTATTATTGATCCCAATGCCTCTTACTTACAGGGAAATCCTGATCATCACAAAAACCTGTCCGAAACATCCATCTAATTGCTCAACATCAACTTTTTAAAAAACTAACGCCAGGCATTATCCAATAATAATAAGAGTAAATTACCATGAATCTTGACAACAAATTTACCGCCCTACAACTTGCCATCATCAATAACGAAGCCGCCCTTTATACCTGCGCTTGCCCTGTTCATATCAGTATGCAAATTACCAACTTGCGTAAATTATTCGATTATCAAAAAACGTGCATGGAGTTGCCACCAGAAAACGACGTACAAATGCAGGTTCATCAACGCATTGCCGACGTCACCAAACAGGCCCATCAACTGATGGAGCAATGCCTTGAGGATATTTTGGATTTGGAAGGCTGGGATATGAACAAACTTGAAATGCCTGCCGGTATCCGGACACGCATAAAAAAAATTGATGCGACGTAATGCCATTAAGGTTAAGCCGTTCGGCGCTCGACAAGCCCACCACGAACGGCTAAACTCAAACTGTCGCGCCTTAAGTGGGCCGCGACTTTAAGCATTTATTGTCATCAAGCCGTTGTTGTAGAATAAAGCTTGATACGTAGATATCGCTGATAAAAACCAAAATCCTTATCGCTCGTAAATATCTGGACGCTTAAACGCACTGAAACAGCACAGATCAATAAATCAATGTGCGATCCCTGAATACCCTTTTGGCGGCATTCATTATAAAATCTGGCTGCCATAATATAATCTTCATCCAGAATCGGTGTATTCTCAAAATAGTTCAGCTTGGCTTTTAAAGTCTCAAACTTGTTTAAATCACTATAACCTGACAATACTTCTTGTCGAATAGCCCCAATAATCAACACACGTTGGTCGGCTATTAATGTTTCCAGGCTTTTTACCTGCACCTCAAACTCCGGTTTCTTTGAGCGGAGTGCATGTGACCAAATACAGGTATCAACTAATACTTTCAAGAATCTCGCCCCTGCTTATAATCATAATCATGATCGGGATCAAATTGACCAAATAGAGTAACAATCTCTAATTGCTTGCGGCGATTAATAAATTCTTTTAACGCAGTAACAACCGTATCTTCCTTGGTTTTAAAGTGTCCCACGATTAGCGCTTCATTAATTAAATCATCATCAATGGCAAGATTGGTAGTCATGGCAAGTATCCTTTTATAAGTTATACGTTAAAGTTTTCAATTGCTCCAGTAAGAAGTTATGCAGCTTTTGCATTAACTTCTTAGCGAGGCATTTGATCAATATGGATGGAACCATGTGAATTACCCCGACCTAAAGGACGGGGCTTCCAGCTTCACAGGGATAATACTCGGCACAAGGCGTGAGTCACCCCGCTTCAAACGTTTGGTACCACTGTTATTCAAAAAGTTTGCGTTAGGATATGTATCGCTGTTTAGTTAATACATGGTAAAACATAAGTAGGCTACTTGTTAAGTAAATTAATGGTCAAAGGAGAAGCTGGGGTTGCGGATAACCAAATCCAGTGTTCTGGGTATGCTACATAGCCTTTTCTTATCGGGTTTTCATGAATGTAGTTGAGCTTTTGTCGGTAGAATGCCGGGTTTTCAATCTTTTTTGGGGCGTTCGTTTCCATCCAGAAGCGATATTTACCTTCCTCGTCTACAAACAATCTTAAAACCGTAGGTTCTGTGATTTCGAGGTTGCTTTTAAATTTTACCGAAGGTAAAGCATTTAAAATCGCGCAAGAAACCCGCCGTATCTGGTGAGGTGACGATAAGGTGAATGTGGTTCAGCATGAAAACATAACCATTCAATTCCAGCCCTTTATGCTCTTGGCAATAACGCAATGAATCAGCCAGGATTTGCCAGCGGTTGTGACGGTCAAACAAGTAATACCAACGCTGGATGGTCAGTGTTACGTAATAAGTTCCAGCATTCAGATCAGCGGCTACACGGCGTGATGGCATGGCATTGGCTTCCTTTAATTATTTATAACTACTCAGCCCCAATTCTAATTGCTGGATGGGATATTTATCCTGTCTGTAACGTTTGTTGTTATCGGTATGACAAATACGACCAACTACTACAATCCAAACGTTTGAAACGGGGTACATACCCCGTCTCGCTCAGTATTTTGGATTTGGAAGGCTGGGATAAGAAAAAACTTGAAATGCCTGCCGGTATCCGGACACGCATAAAAATTGATGCAACCTGATATCGCCTTAACGCAATTGATCCCACGTACCGCCATACAATGTCGCTAACCGACCTACGCGACTTGCATATTTTTGTCCACGAAAAACACGAAAGACACGAAATAAAAGCAATACATAGGATGGATTGATGAAGAAAGCCCATCATTTACGAGTAACCCCCCCTCATTTCTTAATAAATACTATCAAAATAATTTCCTATCAATTATAAACGTTAATTATGGTAATATAATATAAAAGTATAAAATAAGGTAAGCAATAGATACCTATTTTTAGATTTTACAAATAATTACTAAATGCTTTTTTAGGTATCTACTTTATGTTATGGAACAAAACTGCTTAGGACATGGAACATAAAGATAAATATCCTTAGAAGTACATGCGTGACTTATTATTTGACATCACGCTATTTGCCCTGATGCTGGCCATAATTATGCGAAGCTATTTTATAAGTCCAGTAGGTCGGGTTAGCTATAGCGTAACCCGACATTTTACGCGAATGTGTCGGGTTACGGCTATCGCCTAACCCGACCTACATGACTAATATTTCTCTCAAACTAGCAGCTTCGATATTTCTCGACACCATTCAATTGCATCGGGGCTACTGCTGGTTTTTATCACCTTATTTTTTTAATCTTGATTATATCGAAAGGATTTTGTAAATATGAAACATCCAAATAATATTTTATTGCCTTTTTTTGCTTATGGCATCTTCAAACCGGGACAGTTATGTTATTCACGAATAAGCAATTT
Above is a window of Methylobacter sp. S3L5C DNA encoding:
- a CDS encoding dodecin, coding for MTDHVYKKIELTGSSTVGIQEAIESAISKASETIQEMRWFEVVETRGHIADGKVAHWQVTIKVGFSLSE
- the murU gene encoding N-acetylmuramate alpha-1-phosphate uridylyltransferase MurU, whose amino-acid sequence is MKAMILAAGRGERMRPLTDHTPKPLLPVAGKTIIEHTINQLVSAGFKYIIINHAHLGQQIEDYLGNGKLYGANIQYSPEGEQGLETAGGIINALPLLGDDVFLVVNGDIATDFPFVELKNQAVDLAHLVLVDNPEHHPEGDFYLDNTGKIIDNGTKKLTFSGIGLYRPELFRNIPAGSSKLGPLLRQATGNQRVSGQKFAGFWMDIGTPERLQELNLLYTTRITHD
- a CDS encoding aminoglycoside phosphotransferase family protein, with the translated sequence MMLDDLRTISMLDWLENDLLLTVTSCEPASSDASFRRYFRIKVPEGQFIVMDAPPEKENIEPFIRIAALMARSHVNVPVILQQNLTDGFLLLEDFGSQCFLDQLNADNATRLYQSALDALFKLQSHTIIQDCNLPGYNEPLLQRELGIFEDWFLNEWLDIEIPASLWETVRTILVNSALEQPVICVHRDYHSRNLMVLDDDSPGVIDFQDAVIGPITYDLVSLLRDCYVEWPQQQVEQWMTDYYDRLLQAKLIVCMPVCFKRWFDLMGMQRHLKAIGIFSRLHLRDGKSGYLNDIPRTLNYVLAVCANYPELSGFSDFLTKQILPAYTIVSSTPKQAGKSEGVTS
- the lptD gene encoding LPS-assembly protein LptD; translated protein: MLRRLFLVFLPSLTASTSYANDAAWNCEQNKDSKEWVCVGEKKPPAQANAAAPPVKVESAKAVQPALIKPVEQTYPAKVVPPKISKPIKQETAELIQPVSPKPAQVTSPVPGKPVERIQQAKPAVAPIREPLANQFVKSTQPTLPAPEKTAIANSQFSDREVSHAGWNCDASKGDEDWNCQLTGPNPENKTQLAKAEEPLSKFRLLNPAFDLEKEQTFKTLTSQLPYDPWENCNAVRGTKTNFVSESDKRETSPMNVESNYSEIFDNEIGSYYGNVQMTRADQHSSSNKANYDSVSKVLDLHGNVYYSEDALALHSETASLNLAADQSKLRNLEFISPTTPLRGTASALYRESKTLSQYKDVAYTSCRPGNQDWIIHASDLKMNKTTGKGVAKNTWMEFKGAPVFYSPYLSFPIDNRRLSGFLAPSFGTTKYSGFRVAAPYYWNIAPNYDATITPRELSSRGPLLAGNFRYLTEQSTGKVGMEFMPNDSVLNKTRYSGSIKNTSQISDHISSNMDVNYVSDQTYFAELGNALSFSNFNYLRSTADIRYDRPGINLSTRFENYQSINTTTPNAALPYRKLPQVNLNLNHSFQFMPLTTTMENEYIYFQQASLVNGQRINTKPSVSIPLQTSSAYLTPKLSLQHTQYALNNLQPSISSTDSISRTLPIFSADSGLNFERGFTIANAPFLHTLEPRLFYLYVPYSNQQNIPVFDTAQYDFQYNSMFRENSFSGTDRIQDANQITTAITSRLIDDESGLERLKLSVGEIFYFRDRNVTLQYANQAPVVGSSVQTNSVSNLVTELSSELTRTISVTSGLQWNPVINDIERGKAGIHYRNESNEIFNLGYLYRKNPLIPDGTNDITQGDASFRYPIYDNWYAMGRFQYSLLYNQTQDAFFGVEKENCCWRFRIAARHYINNIANTNFNGVTTNQNLTLAGTAQNGVFFEVELKGLSAIGDDMDYFLQQEIYGYRKSQK
- a CDS encoding peptidylprolyl isomerase, which produces MKKTIISLLTCWFLLAVFLAHAEVLGKIVAVVEDDVILEQELDKEISTIRQRIQGSQTQMPPESVLRKQVLEKMIIDRLQRQLAEKAGITVTEEMLNNSAADIAQRNSMTLQQFREELEHQGMTYKSFLDNMRNEIIINQLRSREIGGRIKVTDREVDHYMETQGKIGDEAIQYHLGHILIAVKEAASATQIQQAQSKADDLVRQLRAGQDFAQTAMSDSEDDNALKGGDLGWRTLNDIPTLFTDKVSTMRAGEVADPIRSPSGFHIIKMLELKGMGNHTITKTKVRHILIKTNELIDDNEAKKRLLALKSRIADGDDFASLARAHSDDKGSAIKGGSLDWVSPGDLVKPFEEAMGKLDSNQISEPVQTQFGWHLIQVLDRENKDDSIEHKKNLVRDAIRKRKIEEETELWMRRLRDEAYVEIVQ
- a CDS encoding DbpA RNA binding domain-containing protein; this encodes MIDILSNNEPLKNRLQQIISSRNLNSQREFISTLAIELEVDSLTCAAALVHLTQAIENKLPPELSEDKKTDHQLPINNIVPGIKMVRYRLDVGSKHHINLEQLKKVLIEESGVDKNNIHNVNIQSLYTLLELPDEMPPDIFQHLKLVEINQHKLDIRRVKARNNKKRGNNHMRRGRKRDVKTDNEPLDKVNNNKNVD
- a CDS encoding ATP-dependent zinc protease; protein product: MTHISSPLPLLGWREWVELPELNIPHIKAKIDTGARSSALHAFAIDPYRKGGQRWVMFTIHPQQKNVEVSIECHAPIKDRRLVSDSGGHKQRRYVIETPIILGQSVIIAEMTLTNRDSMLFRMLIGRTTINNHFIIDPNASYLQGNPDHHKNLSETSI
- a CDS encoding PIN domain-containing protein → MKVLVDTCIWSHALRSKKPEFEVQVKSLETLIADQRVLIIGAIRQEVLSGYSDLNKFETLKAKLNYFENTPILDEDYIMAARFYNECRQKGIQGSHIDLLICAVSVRLSVQIFTSDKDFGFYQRYLRIKLYSTTTA
- a CDS encoding type II toxin-antitoxin system VapB family antitoxin, with amino-acid sequence MTTNLAIDDDLINEALIVGHFKTKEDTVVTALKEFINRRKQLEIVTLFGQFDPDHDYDYKQGRDS
- a CDS encoding transposase; translation: MPSRRVAADLNAGTYYVTLTIQRWYYLFDRHNRWQILADSLRYCQEHKGLELNGYVFMLNHIHLIVTSPDTAGFLRDFKCFTFGKI